From the Anolis sagrei isolate rAnoSag1 chromosome 12, rAnoSag1.mat, whole genome shotgun sequence genome, one window contains:
- the PBXIP1 gene encoding pre-B-cell leukemia transcription factor-interacting protein 1 gives MADRSDSRESDNNSWVMAGSETLPVEELRSEETAEVPTEDPSPTQKQQAPVDEKEVPEVLSEPEEPKTKPLGGGPGVALDVPSEETPAASASEPSPVPAPPPAKDSLTHHAEEGSAAAPPGAPLFHRAGPPVAEDVEGLRRRKGREGPEVAVPAAGGGRAPGAREEGGQAIWLCGFLALLGLGVLVALGVILDNGDGAGDLLTAGPGSDQSDLYAGGEGKDGPAPEPPGEAGLPVSQEEGLPPHVGGPRDPPSLEAMGALLDKMAKENQDIRLMQAELQAQKEELQALLRKTEGEAQASTWQQQSLAAENARLKEALRRESSSLLAARDEVRLLRGAQAEAGPVPGPQPKPEPAEGEARRLRSVLESLGHDLAKAAQGDPRPKLSALQQKVSQALGGGAQEEGPPKAKRGKEKRGKEGRKKPPGKKGKKTQPPPREPPALWQALAAQPFGAPRGCSGVAECARKEGLAPVPQAAFLQAAQGFLSGRGWGRHLAGLAGATQGFFGPDGLFAHDRLRFREFLDEAEDALEELAQALGGHEDQADDFEETVLRHLGRVTPHSSGGGGHHPPGKDRGREGARRRNGRENTSRAFGHH, from the exons ATGGCTGACCGCTCAGACTCCCGGGAGTCCGACAACAACAGCTGGGTGATGGCCGGATCAGAG ACCCTTCCCGTGGAAGAGCTTCGCTCCGAAGAAACGGCAGAAGTCCCGACAGAGGACCCTTCACCCACCCAGAAGCAGCAAG CCCCCGTTGACGAAAAAGAGGTCCCCGAGGTCCTTTCCGAGCCAGAAGAGCCCAAAACAAAG CCCCTTGGAGGTGGGCCGGGGGTGGCCCTGGACGTCCCTTCGGAAGAGACCCCCGCAGCCTCAGCCTCAGAGCCCAGCCCGGTCCCGGCCCCTCCGCCAGCCAAGGACTCCCTCACCCATCATGCTGAGGAGGGCTCTGCCGCCGCCCCGCCAGGAGCCCCCCTCTTCCACAGAGCAG GTCCTCCCGTGGCGGAAGACGTGGAAGGCCTGCGAAGGCGGAAGGGCCGCGAGGGGCCCGAGGTGGCTGTTCCTGCCGCAGGAGGGGGCCGGGCCCCGGGCGCCCGAGAGGAGGGCGGGCAGGCCATCTGGCTGTGCGGATTCCTGGCTCTGCTGGGACTCGGCGTCCTGGTCGCCCTGG GGGTCATCCTGGACAACGGGGACG GCGCCGGGGATCTCCTGACCGCTGGGCCCGGCTCCGACCAAAGTGACCTCTATGCTGGCGGCGAGGGGAAG GACGGGCCGGCCCCCGAGCCCCCCGGAGAGGCGGGACTTCCTGTGTCCCAGGAGGAGGGGCTTCCGCCGCACGTGGGGGGCCCCAGGGACCCCCCCAGCCTGGAGGCCATGGGGGCCTTGCTGGACAAGATGGCCAAGGAGAACCAGGACATTCGGCTGATGCAGGCTGAGCTCCAG GCCCAGAAGGAAGAGCTGCAGGCGCTTCTGCGCAAGACGGAGGGCGAGGCGCAGGCGTCCACTTGGCAGCAGCAGAGCCTGGCGGCCGAGAACGCCCGCCTGAAGGAAGCGCTGCGGCGGGAGTCCTCCTCGCTGCTGGCTGCCCGGGACGAGGTCCGGCTCCTCCGAGGGGCCCAGGCCGAAGCGGGTCCGGTGCCGGGCCCCCAACCCAAGCCGGAGCCCGCGGAAGGGGAAGCGCGCCGCCTGCGCTCCGTGCTGGAGTCTCTGGGGCACGACCTGGCCAAGGCTGCGCAAGGTGACCCGCGGCCCAAGTTGAGCGCGCTGCAGCAGAAGGTGTCTCAGGCCTTGGGAGGGGGGGCCCAAGAGGAGGGGCCCCCCAAGGCCAAGCGGGGCAAGGAGAAGCGGGGCAAGGAGGGCAGGAAGAAGCCCCCGGGCAAGAAGGGCAAGAAGACCCAGCCGCCCCCGCGGGAGCCCCCCGCCCTGTGGCAGGCGCTGGCCGCGCAGCCCTTCGGGGCCCCCCGGGGGTGCAGCGGGGTGGCCGAGTGCGCCCGCAAGGAAGGCCTGGCCCCGGTGCCCCAGGCGGCCTTCCTGCAGGCAGCCCAGGGCTTCCTCTCAGGGCGCGGGTGGGGGCGGCACCTGGCGGGGCTGGCGGGGGCCACGCAGGGCTTCTTCGGCCCCGACGGGCTCTTCGCCCACGACCGGCTCCGCTTCCGGGAGTTCCTGGACGAGGCCGAGGACGCCCTAGAGGAGCTGGCCCAAGCCCTTGGAGGGCACGAAGACCAGGCCGACGACTTTGAGGAGACCGTCCTGCGCCACCTGGGAAG AGTGACCCCACACAGCAGCGGCGGTGGCGGCCATCACCCACCGGGGAAGGATCGTGGCCGCGAGGGGGCCAGGCGCAGAAACGGCCGGGAGAACACCAGCCGGGCATTTGGCCATCACTGA